The window GTTGAGGTTCACGTAGGTGCCCGTCAGGGAAAGCTGGAAGCTCGGCGTGATCCGCTTGTCCCATTCGAGCGTGGTTGTATTGGTGTTCTGCTTGTCGCCATCCCCCGTGTCGGACTGGAGGTGGCCGAAGTTGAGGTTGAGTTCGTCTCCGACGCCGGGATCGTCGACGGCCATCGTCGCCGGAAAGACGCGGTTGCCGGCAATCGCGTGTGCCGTTGCAAGTGACGGGAAGAGAAGCGGGACGGCTATGGCGGCTGGAGCAAGGTAAGCCGCCAGCATCGGCATGTTGCCGCGTGCAGGTCTGGTGCGCATGGTTCACCCCTTCTGATGGTCGCGTTGACATGCTCGCGAGTCGGTCAAAAGACACGCGAGGTGGCAGCGATGCAAGGACACTTGCATCGCCGCCTGGCTGACTCGATCAGGATGAAAACGGGGGCGCGCGCGGCTGTGCCGCGCCGAAGTGGAATACGCTGCGGGGTGTCTGAAGCCGGGGCGTCGAGGTGGGGCGCGCTGCCCAATCCGTCGGTACGAATCCCGAGGTCCCGCCCAGTAACACGGGCATGTCGGCGAGCAGTCCACAATACGCGCATGCCTGCCAGTGGACCGCCTTCGCGGGCAACGGCGAATGGTCGGCACCGGCCATGTCCGAGCCGTTCTGCACGGTACAGAACGCCCCGGATACAGCGACGAACTGCCGCTCGGACGAAAGGCTTTGCGACACCGTCGGCGCAAGCGTCGCCATCAGGATTGCAAGCAATCCCAGGATGCTGCCTATCTTCCGTCGGAATTGGGCTGACATGGCATTGGCGGAATCGCGCATCGATCGGCACGTTGCCGTGATTATGACATCGGCCCCGGACGGTCTGGATGGGCAAGTTCCCTACTCACGCGTAGGCACCGGGAGGGTCTTGTCGACGATCACGCGCAATGCGGAAGGCATCCGGTCCTGTCGCGCATGCACGAGCCGGAAGCAGCGATGGCCCGTGCGCGCATCGCCCGAGCGCGGCAACCGTTAAATCAGACAAATACAGGATTCCCGACCGCGCACCGCGACGCCTTGACCATTTCCCGATTCGCCCCCTACATTGCCGCTTGCGGGCCCGCGCGCGTCCGGCGTACTCGCGCACCCTAATCGATAGTTTGCTATCGAATTTGTCTGCCGCTATGATCCCGGCCATGACCAATCTGCACGATCTCCGTCTCGCCGTCAGCAGCATGCTCGTGCTCTCCGCCCGCAAATGGCGCCGGACGAGCGACGACGTGCTGACCGCTTACAACGTGTCCGAGGCCTGCGCGGCGCCGCTGCTGATCGTCGGCCGCCTGGGCGAAGCCGTGCGGCAACGCACGCTCGCGGACCATGTCGGCATCGAAGGGCCGTCGCTCGTGCGGCTGCTCGACCAGCTCTGCGCGGCCGGCCTCGCCCGCCGCGACGACGATCCGGGCGATCGCCGCGCGAAAACGATTTCACTGACCGACGCCGGCCGCGTGGTCACCGCGAAGATGGAAGAAGACCTGCGGGTGCTGCGCGCCCGCGTGCTGAAAGGCGTGACGCGCGCCGATCTCGAGGCGACGCTGCGCGTGCTGAACGCGTTCAACGCCCCCGACGCCGCTGCCGCAGCGTCGCGCCACGCCCCTGCGTCCGATCTCCCGTCATGACCTATCCGAGCGTTCGCGACTGGCTCTTCTCGACCAAGACGTTCGCGGCGTCGATGCTGGCGCTGTACCTCGGCCTGTTCTTCCAGCTGCCGCGCCCGTACTGGGCGATGGCGAGCGTCTACATCGTGTCGAACCCGTTCGTCGGCGCGACGCGCTCGAAAGCGCTGTACCGCGCGCTCGGCACCGCGCTCGGCGCCGCGGCCGCGATCTTCTTCGTGCCGCCGTTCGTCGAGACGCCGTTCCTGTTCAGCCTCATCGTCGGCGCATGGTCCGGCACGCTGCTCTATCTGGCGATTTCCGACCGCACCGCGCGCAGCTACGTGTTCATGCTCGCCGGCTATTCGATGCCGCTGATCGCGCTGCCGACCGTGACCGACCCGACCACGGTGTTCGACGTCGCGATCGCGCGCACCGAGGAAATCGTGCTCGGCATCGTCTGCGCGAGCGTGGTCGGCAACACGATCTTTCCGAGCCGGCTCGCGCCGACGCTGATCGAGCGCACCGACGCGTGGTTCAAGGACGCCGCGTTCTATGGCCGCGAGACGCTGTCCGGGCACATCGCCGGCAAGGCGCTGTCCGCGTGCCGGCAGCGCCTCGCGACGACGATCACCGGGCTCGAATTCCTGCTGAGCCAGCTGAGCTACGACCACGCGCATCCGCGCATCCTGTCGCGCGCGCAGGCGTTGAGCGGCCGGATGCAGCTGTTCCTGCCGCTGATCTCGTCGCTCGCCGATCCGCTGATCGCGCTGATGCGCGACCTGCACCTGCGCCCGCCCGGGCTCGACGCACTGCTGGCCGACGCGGCCAAATGGTTCGATGCGCCGCTGCCCTCGATCAAGGGCGACACCGCCGGCAGCGTCGACGATCCGGTCGCGGACCGGCTGCGCGCACGCATCGCCGCGCTGCAGCCGCCGGACAGCGCGCTGGCGACCTGGGACGGCGCGCTGCTGTCGAACGCGCTGTGGCGGCTGCGCCAGGTGATTGACGTATGGCAGGACTGCCGCTCGCTGCGCGCGCTGATCGCGAACGAATCGGGCGTCTGGCAGCCGCGCTACCGGCACTGGCGGCTCGGCGGCACCGAACGCTTCTTCGATCGCGGGATGATGCTGTTCTCGACGCTGACGGCGGTCGGCGCGATCGTGGTCGCGTGCGCGCTGTGGATCAGCTCCGGATGGCACGACGGCGCGGCCGCCGTGACGCTCGTGGCCGTGTCGTGCAGCTTCTTCGCGGCGCTCGACGAACCGGCGCCGATGGTGTTCCGGTTCTTCCTCGCGACTTGCGCGAGCGTCGTGATCGCCGGCCTGTACCTGTTCGTCGTGCTGCCGCACGTGCACGATTTCGCGATGCTCGTGCTGATGTTCGCCGGTCCCTTCATCCTGGTCGGCACGCTGCTGCCGCGCCCGCAGTTCAACATGGTGACGATGCTCGTCGCGGTCAACACGGCGACCTTCATCAGCATCCAGAGCGCCTACGAAGCCGATTTCTTCGTGTTCCTGAACAGCAACCTCGCGGGCGTCGCCGGGCTGCTGTTCGCGTTCGTCTGGACCCGCGCGACCCGGCCGTTCGGCGCGGAACTCGCGGCGCGGCGGCTGTTGCGCTCGGGCTGGGAGGACGTCGCGCGGTCCGCGTCGACGCAGCCGCTCGACGACCAGCGCAACCACGCGTCGCGCATGCTCGACCGTGTGACGCAACTGCTGCCGCGCCTCGGCGCGTCCGACGACCATCGGCACCCGTCGATCGAGAGCTTCCGCGACCTGCGCATCGCGCTGAACGCGCTCGACCTGCGCCGCTGGCGACGCAAGCTCGACGGCGACGTGCCCGACGCGATCGACCGCGTGCTGGCCGGCGTCACCGAGCACTTCACTCACTGCGCCGAAGCGAATGCACGCCAGCCGGCGCCGCCCGCGCTGCTCGCGACGATCGACGACGCGCTGCGCCGCGTTGCCGACCGCACGCTGCCGGCGGCCGCGGCGGCGAGCGACGCCGCCGCGCAGCGGGCCGCGCCGGTCGTGCATCGCCGGCTGCGCGACACGCTGCATGCGCTCGTCGGCCTGCGGCTGTCGCTGTATCCCGCAGCGGCCGGGCAGGCGCCCCAGGCACCCGGCGGAGCGCAGCCATGACCCGTTTCCCTTCAACGCAACGGCTATCGCGACCATGATCGGCGAAATCGACATCTTCGGCGTCTTCGTGCCGGCCCCGCTCGTGCTGATGCTGATCGCGTACCTGATCAACGTCGCGATCCGCGCCGTGCTCGCGCGCGTCGGCTTCTATCGCCTCGTCTGGCACCGTTCGATCTTCGATCTCGGCATCTACGTGTTCGTGCTCGCCGCCGTCGTGATCGTGTCCCACCATCTCGTGGCTACCTAACGTGAAAAAAACCTGGTTCTCCGCAGCCCAGATCCTGTTGACGCTGATCGTCGTCGTCGTGGCCGCCCTCGTGCTGTGGCGGATCGTCAACTACTACATGTTCTCGCCGTGGACGCGGGACGGGCACGTGCGCGCCGACGTGATCCAGGTCGCGCCCGACGTGTCCGGCCTCATCACGTCGGTGCAGGTCGTCGACAACCAGCCGGTCAAGCGCGGCCAGGTGCTGTTCGTGATCGACCAGGCGCGCTACGCGCTGGCCGAACGCCTCGCGCGGGCGACCCTCGACCAGCGCCGCGCGACGCTCGCGCAGGCGAAGCGCGAATACGCGCGCAACCTGAAGCTCGGCAACCTCGTCGCCAGCGAGCAGGTCGAGGAAAGCCGCACCCGCGTCGAGCAGGGCGAGGCCGCCGTCGAGGATGCGCAGGTGTCGCTCGACACCGCGCGCCTGAACCTGCAGCGCACGACGATCGCGAGCCCGGTCGACGGCTACCTGAACGATCGCGCACCGCGCGTCGGCGAATACGTGCCGGCCGGGCGTGCGGTGCTGTCGGTCGTCGACCTGAATTCGTTCCGCGTCGACGGCTACTTCGAGGAAACCAAGCTGCGCGGCATCCATATCGGCCAGGCCGTCGACATCACGGTGATGGGCGAGCCACATCCGTTGCGCGGCCACGTGCAGAGCATCGTCGCCGCGATCGAGGATCGCGACCGCACGCAAGGCGCGAACCTGCTGCCGAACGTGAACCCGGCGTTCAGCTGGGTGCGGCTCGCGCAGCGGGTGCCGGTGCGCGTCGCGCTCGACGAGGTGCCGGACGATTTCCGGATGATCGCGGGCCGCACCGCGACCGTATCGATGCGCGAGGCAGACACGCGCCGTCACGACAACGCGAAGCCGAGCGCCGCAAGCGCGGCGGGGGCATCGCAATGAAGCAGCGCGGCATCCGTCTCGCAGCAGCACTCGTACCGCTCGCATTCGCGCTCGGCGCGTGCAAGTCCGTCGGCCCCGACTACCACCTGCCGCAGCAGGCGTACGTGAACGCGCCCCTCGCGAACGGGGCGCTCGACGGCGCGGGCGGCGCGCTCGTGTCGCACGACGCGCTGCCCGGGAACTGGTGGCAGCTCTACGACGACCCCGTGCTGAACGGGCTCGTCCGCGATGCGCTGAAGTCGAACACCGACCTGCGCGTAGCGGCCGCGAACCTCGCGCGCTCGCGCGCGGCGCTGGATGTCGCCAACGCGCAGGGCGGGTTCTCCGGCGGCGCGGAGGCCGGCGTGCAGCGTGCCCAGGAATCGGCCGAGCAATTCCTGCTCGACAAGAAGCTGCCGGTCGTGAACGAAGGCTCGCTCGGCATCAGCGTGTCGTATGAGATCGACCTGTTCGGCAAGCTGCGGCGCGGCGTCGAAGCCGCGCGCGCGGACAGCGAAGCCGTCAAGGCGGCCGGCGATCTCGCGCGCATCACGGTCGTCGCGGACGTCGTGCGCGCGTACGTCGAAGCGTGCTCGGCCGGCGACGAGCTCGCGGTCGCGAAGCAGTCGCTTGCGCTGCAGCGAGAACGGGTCGCGCTGTCGCAGCGGTTGCGGGACGCGGGACGCGGCAACCAGACCGACGTGACGCGCGGCGTGACGCAGGTGCGCACGCTCGCCGCGGACATTCCGCGCTTCGAAGGACGCCGCAAGGTCGCGCAGTATCAGCTCGCCGCGCTGCTCGCGCGTGCGCCGGCCGACCTGCCGAAGGCGGTGGGCGCGTGCGAACGCCTGCCGAAGCTGCGCCAGCCGATTCCGGTCGGCGACGGCGCCGCGCTGCTGCGGCGCCGGCCGGACGTCCGCGAGGCCGAACGGCAGCTCGCCGCCGCCACCGCGCGGATCGGCGTCGCGACCGGCGCGCTGTATCCGTCGATCAGCATCGGTGCGACGGCCGGGACGACCGGCCTCGCCGGCGACCTGTTCTCGCCGGTCACCAATCGCTGGTCGTTCGGGCCGCTGATCAGCTGGACCTTCCCGGTCAACGGCCAGCGCGCGCGCGTGCGCGACGCCGAGGCGGCGAGCGCCGGCGCGCTCGCGCATTTCGACGGCGTCGTGCTGAACGCGCTGCGCGAAACGCAATCGAGCCTCGCGACCTACGCAGCCGACACGCAGCGCACGGATGCGTTGCAGACGGCATATGAATCGGCGCGCAACTCGGCCGACGAAACGCACCGGCTGTACGTGGCCGGCCGCGAATCGTTCATCTCCGATCTCGACGCGACGCGCACGCTGACGAGCGTGCGCGCACAGGTCGCGGCGGCCGAAGGGCAGGTCGCGGCCGATCAGGTGCGGCTGTTCCTCGCGCTCGGCGGCGGCTGGGAAGCGGACAGGGCGCCGGCCGCGCAAGGCGCCGTGCCGCCGGCCGGAACCGCGTCGGCGAAACCGTCGGCGCAGGAGTAGTTTCCGCGGCGCGTCACGGCGGCCCATCGCGGCCACACGGACGCGCTCGCGCCATCCGTCTGCGGATTCGTGATCCGCGCCATAGCGATCGGAGGTCGCCGGCCGTTCGCGTCAGCGGTAAACTGTCCGGCGCATCCCTTCAATCCTTCGCCGCCCGCCGGGCGGCGAACCCCGTTCCGGAGACACATCATGCGAACCAGCGCCCGTAATCACTTCGCCGGTCAGGTCGCCGCCGTCAAGGCCGGCGCAGTCAACGACGAAATCACGCTCCGCACGCAGGATGGCCTCGACATCGTCGCGGTCATCACGCACGGCAGCGCCGCGTCGCTGGGCCTTGCCGCCGGCTCCGCGGCATTCGCGCTGGTCAAGGCGTCGTCGGTCGTCGTGATGGTCGATGTCGACAGCAGCAAGGTATCGGCCCGCAACTGCATCGCGGGCACCGTGTCGTCCGTCACGAAGGGCGCGGTCAATTCGGAAGTGGCGATCGCCGCGCCGGGCGGCGCGCAGATCGTCGCGATCGTGACCAACGACAGCGTCGACCGTCTCGGGCTCGCCAGCGGCAAGGCCGCCACGGCGATCTTCAAGGCATCGAGCGTGATCGTCGGCGTCGAGTGACGCCCCGGCAAACGCGGCCGCGCGCGGACAACCGCGCATCGAACCTGCCCCGTGGATTTGCGCGGGTCGCCGTCGTGATATACGCTCCGCTATAGCGCCCGGGCGGCCGCCCGGGCATCGATCTGGAGACCGAAGCATGGGGACCGCGGAGATCCTGACCGCCATCGCCGAACCCGCGTATCGCGACAGCGACGGCGTCGTGCACGTGAGCGGCGACGTGATCGACCCGCTGTCGATTTCCGTCGACGAGCTCAGGCGGCGCGCGAACGTGACGGTCGAACCGTTCGAGCTGCGCTGCTTCAGGACCCATCGCTTCATTCGAGCGGTCGATCGATACCGCGGCATGCGGCTGACGGACCTGATTTCACGCGCAGGACTGCGCTGCGACCAGCCCGGCGACTTCAAGCGGATGGTGTTTCTCGCCGTCGGGCAAGACGGCTATACCGTGACGTTTTCGTGGCACGAGCTGTTCAACACGGCAGTCGGCGAGCAAGTGATCGTCGCCTGCGAATGCGGCGGCCGGCCGCTGGACGCCGCCGACGGCGCGCCGGTGCTGTTTTCGGGCGCCGACGTGTTTGCGGCGCCCCGCCACGTCAATCGGCTCGCGCGGGTCATCGCCCGCGTGCTGGCGCCGTGATGTCCGCTCCATCGAACCTGCCGCTCGCCTGCGAGCAACACCGGCGCACGCTGCTGGCCGGCGCGGCCGATGCCGATGCGCCGGACGCCCGCCTGTTCGCGACGCTCGTCGCGGCACGAGCCGGACGCGGCGACCTTGCGCTGCTCGGCCTTTCTCAGGCGCAGTTCGCCGCGCTGCTTGCCCGCCACTTTCCACGCTTGCAGCCGGACGCGATCGCCGCGCCGCCTGCCAGGATCACGCTCTGGAACAGCGTGCATGCGGACTTCGTCGCGACGCTGAGCGCACTGCTGTTGCGCGATGCCGATCGCGCTGTTCGCTACGACGACGCCGCATGCGTCGCCGCGATCATCGCGCACGCGTGCCTGCGTCCCGATCATTTGTGGCGGGACCTCGGGCTCGACGGTCGCGACGCGGTGTCCGCAATGCTGGCGCGCTATTTCCCCGCGCTCGCGGCGCGCAACGTTGCGCACCTGCGCTGGAAGAAGTTTCTTGCGCGCGAAATCGCGGCCGACCTCGGCGTGCCGCCCGCCCCCGCGCCGGGATGCCCCGGTTGCGAGGACTACGCCCATTGCTTTCCGCGCGCGCAATAACCATCGCGCACAGCCCCTTCGTGTATCCTGTCGCGCATGACCAAGCCCTCTACCGACGCGACGCGACCCGCAGCCGATGAACCCAGCGTGAGTTTCCGCATGCGCATCCGCAAGGGCGACACGGTCGCGCTCGGCCCGGGCAAAGTCGCGTTGCTCGAAGCGGTGCGCGCACACGGTTCGATTTCGGCGGCCGCGCGCAGCCTCGGCATGTCCTACCGCCGGGCGTGGCTGCTGATCGACGAACTGAACCGATCGCTGACGTCACCCGCTACCGTATCGGAGCAAGGCGGGCACAGCGGCGGCGGCTGCACGCTTACGCCGGTCGGCGAGGAAATCGTCCGTCTCTATCGCGCGATCGAGCTGCAGGCGCAAAAGCATTGCGCGAAACAGATCGCGGCCCTCACCGGCTTCATGCAGTCCTGACGACTCGCCGCGGCGCTAACCGTGCCGCAGGCAGAACGCCGATACGCGGCTGCAGCCGGACGGCCGCGCCGTTGCGTCGTGGTCGTCCGTCATCAGGTCGACGAAACTGGCGACGCTCGCCGTCCTGAGGGGGTGGTAAGCAACCTGGTGCCGCTCGCACAGACGCTTGAGCGTGTTCATCGAATCATGATCGACGCAGTCGACCGGGAACACGACCAGGTCGGCGCCGGGAATCGACGCCGCCAGCTTGCCCTTGCGGTCTTCGATGCCGCCGTCGTGGACCGTCAGTGATCCGCCCGCGGATTCGACGAGCCGCCGGATCGCCGCCTGCGATCCGGGTCGGCCGCCGACGTACACGATGCGCTTGCCCTGCACGCGCGCGAGCGCGGTCGGCTCGCTCTCGGCTTCAGCCAGCGTGCGCAGCACCGTCTGTTCGATCGCATGCGCTTCGCGCTTCATCGTGTCGATCGTGTCGCGCATCTCGTCGAGTTGCGCGCGCAGCGCCTGCACCCGCAGCTGTTCTTCCTGCAGCCGATCCTCGGCAACGCCGCGGCGGCTCGCATGCAGCGCGACGACGGCATCCCGCTCGCTCGCCGTGTCGCGCAATCGCGCGAGTTCCGCATGCAGGTCGTCGCCCGCCGGCTCGGCACGGCGGCTCGCCACCGCGCTCAGCGATTCGATCGTCGCCCGCAACGCGCGTACCTCGGCGTCGCGTTCGACGGCGAAGGTCAGCAACCTGTGCTGCTGGCGCTCGATCTTGCTCCTGAGCGTCACGTTCTCTTCTTCGAGCGCGACGAGGCGCCGGATGTCGGCCCGGTTCGCCGCACCCACCAGATGCGACAGCATGTGCACGTCGCCGAACGCAAGCTGGCGCAGCGCCGGCGTGCCGGCCGGATGCGTGATGACGGCCCAGTACGCGGGCGGCACGTCGCCGGTTTTCAATGCATCGGCCCACAGCGCGCGCAATGCGTCGGCATCCGTCGCGGCGCCGAAGCGCTTGATCGCGAGCGCGTATCGCTGATCGAGCGCCTTGTGCAGCGCCCTTGCGCCTTCGCCGCCCTGCGTCGCGAGCTCGACCGCCGCATGATGGATCTGCAGGTCGGTGGCCTGCTCGCGGTCGACGTCGGCGTAGCGAGGCACGAGCTTGCGCAGTTCCGCCGTCGTCAGGCAGGTGCCGATCACCGAGCAGTGAAAATGCGGATCGAGTTCGGCGAGGCGCGCCCGGCGGGTCGCCTCCGCGCGAGTGACCGGTGCGGGCATGCAGCAGCGGTCCTGCGGCGGATGCGGCAGTTTCGCACCGGGTTGGCCGGATGCCAGTCGGGACAGTCGAAACGGGGGCGTCTCCATCGCGGACCTCGATCAATTGGCGATTCAGGCAGAGTGCTCGCGCCCGCTGCATGGCGCCGACGCCGCATCCGGCGGCAACGGGTGCTCGGCGCGCCCCGCGAGCACGTGCGCGACGCACAGCCCGACGAGCTCGCCGTCGAGCAGCTCCAGCATCGTGGCGGCATCGCGGAGCTCGGTATCGCTTGCCGGCGGCGAATGCGCAAAGATCACGTCGCGGTATCGTTCCGCCGCCCCGACGCGTTCGATGCAGCGCTGCAACTCGGGCAGGCGACGAAACTCCGCGCGTTCCGCGCCGAACGCGAGCGCCTGCAGCAGCGCATCGAAACGCGGCGCGTCGGGCGCGCCGGTGGAGTTCGGCTCATCCGCGTCGCACCGCTCGTCGAGCATCGCGATGAAACGCACCACGCTGCCGCGCAATCGCGCGAATGCATCCACCACGTGTGCGATCCGCTCCGCACGCTGCCCGTCCTCGCGCCGCCTCAGCGGCACGATTTTCGCGGACAGCGCGCCGCGTGCAACGCCGTCGTCCTGCCCCTGCTGCGCCAGTTCATCCATCCCACCCTCGCTGCAACCGAACGCGCGTCATTCGACGGTGCGTCGCTTCTCCATGACCTCGCAATATACAGCAGAATATAACGAGCGTGGATTCGCTCCGCGACTTTGCGGCTCCGCACGACGCAATCAAGCTCGCTGGAAAACGATGCCTGCCCCCAGGAATAAGCCGTCCGGGCCGAACGTTTACTGCACGTACATCGCGCATCGGAACAGAGGCGCACCGTCGCCCCGGCTTGCCCGTCCTTGCCGGTCGACAGGGTGCGCCCGTCTCGACAGGCGCACCGTTTCACCGCACAGGGAGGCAACCATGAACCCCGCTTGTCGTGCCGCGCTCGTCGCCGGCATGGCTGCGCTCGGCATCGCGTCGCAGGCGTGCCACGCGCAGCAGACCGTCAAGGCAATGCTGCGCTCGGACTCGATCCAGCTCGAACCGCGTGACGTGAAAGCCGGCAAGGTCACGTTCGACGTCGTGAATTCAGTGGACAGCGACATGACGCACGAGCTCGTCGTGCTGAAGACGGAACTCGCCGACGGCGCGCTGCCCATGCGCAACGGACAGGTGCTGGAACAGCGTCTGCACAAGGTCGGCGAAGTCGAGGATATCGCACCGGGCAAGCGCAGGCGTCTCGCGCTGACGCTTGCACCCGGCCACTACGCGCTGATCTGCAACAAGCCCGGCCACTATTCGGCCGGCATGCATGTGGCGCTGGTCGTCACGCGCTGAACGATTCCGCGTGAATCGAAAGGAGGCAACCGAACGCTGGCGCCTAATGCCGGTGACGGTGATGGATATCCGGGAAATGCGCGTGCGAATGCGTGATCGGCAAGTGCACGTGCGGATGCGTATGCGGCTCGTCGCCTTCGTACGGAAAGTCGTGCGTGTGCTGATGATGCGCGTCGTGGCGATGCCGATGCGTGTGCTCGAGCCGTTCGTGCGCATGCTCGTGGTCGTGCCGTTCGCGCACGTGCAGCCAGATGCCGAGCGCCATCAGCGCGGCGGCGCTCCAGAACGCGACGGATGGCAGCTCCGGCCAGATCAGCAGCGACAGTGCGACGCCGAACAGCGGCGCAACCGAGAAATAGGCGCCCGTGCGCGCGGTGCCGAGATCGCGCAGCGCGACGACGAACAGCACGAGGCTGACGCCGTAGCCGGCCAGGCCCGTCAGCATCGCGGCCCCCGTCGTCGCGGCAGCGGGCCAGGCCGCGCCCGCCGCGACGGCGACCGCGATATTGACGGGACCCGCGACCAGCCCTTTCACGCACGCGATGACCATCGCGTCGTTCGCCGACACCTTGCGCGTGAGATTGTTGTCGATCGCCCAGCACAGGCAGGCGCCGACGATCAGCAGCGCGCCCGTCGGCACACCCGCCGCGCCCGGCTTCCACGACAGCAGCACGCCGCCGGCGACGATCGCCACCATGCCGAGGAACACCTGCAGGTCGACGTTCTCGCGAAATACGACCCATGCGATCACCGCAGTGAGCACGCCCTCCAGGTTGAGCAACAGCGAACTCGTGGCGGCCGGCGTGCTCGCCAGGCCGAGCATCAGCAGCGCCGGCCCGGCGACGCCGCCCGCCGCGATCGCGCCGGCCAGCCACGGAAGCTCCGATTTCTTCAGCGTGTGGCCCGTGTCGGCATGAGCGGCAGGCCGGCGCAGCCGGCGGATCACGATACCGGCGCCCAGGCCGAGCCCGCTTCCGAGGTAGAACAGGCCGGCCACCATGAACGGCGACATCGCGCCAAGGAGCGCCTTGGCCAGTGGCGTGGCGGCGCCGAACAGTGCGGCGGCGGTCAGGGCGACGACGATCGCGTTGAATCTCGAATGCATGGGATTGGGGGGGTGTATGTTGCGCAGGGCTTGCGGCGACGTGCGCAGAGTATCTCACCTGCTTGACGGCCCGACGTCATTTTTCGCCGGCGCGCTCGACCCGCGTCGTGGACAGTCCATCCGCCCCTCGCTATATTCATGTGGTTATAACGGGATTGGAGCAACGCGCGTGACTACCGAAACGAAGCAGGCGGTGGGCAGCAAGTATGTGCTGGAGCAGATGCTGACGGCACGCGACCGGACATGGGAAGTCGTCGACGCCGTTGCCGGACTGATCCGGCCGGGCATGCGCGAGTCGGAAGCCGCCGCGCACTGCACGACCGTGATGAAGGAACTCGGGATGGACCGCATCTGGCACCCGGTCATCGTCCGCTT of the Burkholderia ubonensis subsp. mesacidophila genome contains:
- a CDS encoding TOBE domain-containing protein; the encoded protein is MRTSARNHFAGQVAAVKAGAVNDEITLRTQDGLDIVAVITHGSAASLGLAAGSAAFALVKASSVVVMVDVDSSKVSARNCIAGTVSSVTKGAVNSEVAIAAPGGAQIVAIVTNDSVDRLGLASGKAATAIFKASSVIVGVE
- a CDS encoding MarR family winged helix-turn-helix transcriptional regulator gives rise to the protein MTNLHDLRLAVSSMLVLSARKWRRTSDDVLTAYNVSEACAAPLLIVGRLGEAVRQRTLADHVGIEGPSLVRLLDQLCAAGLARRDDDPGDRRAKTISLTDAGRVVTAKMEEDLRVLRARVLKGVTRADLEATLRVLNAFNAPDAAAAASRHAPASDLPS
- a CDS encoding efflux transporter outer membrane subunit → MKQRGIRLAAALVPLAFALGACKSVGPDYHLPQQAYVNAPLANGALDGAGGALVSHDALPGNWWQLYDDPVLNGLVRDALKSNTDLRVAAANLARSRAALDVANAQGGFSGGAEAGVQRAQESAEQFLLDKKLPVVNEGSLGISVSYEIDLFGKLRRGVEAARADSEAVKAAGDLARITVVADVVRAYVEACSAGDELAVAKQSLALQRERVALSQRLRDAGRGNQTDVTRGVTQVRTLAADIPRFEGRRKVAQYQLAALLARAPADLPKAVGACERLPKLRQPIPVGDGAALLRRRPDVREAERQLAAATARIGVATGALYPSISIGATAGTTGLAGDLFSPVTNRWSFGPLISWTFPVNGQRARVRDAEAASAGALAHFDGVVLNALRETQSSLATYAADTQRTDALQTAYESARNSADETHRLYVAGRESFISDLDATRTLTSVRAQVAAAEGQVAADQVRLFLALGGGWEADRAPAAQGAVPPAGTASAKPSAQE
- a CDS encoding FUSC family protein, with the translated sequence MTYPSVRDWLFSTKTFAASMLALYLGLFFQLPRPYWAMASVYIVSNPFVGATRSKALYRALGTALGAAAAIFFVPPFVETPFLFSLIVGAWSGTLLYLAISDRTARSYVFMLAGYSMPLIALPTVTDPTTVFDVAIARTEEIVLGIVCASVVGNTIFPSRLAPTLIERTDAWFKDAAFYGRETLSGHIAGKALSACRQRLATTITGLEFLLSQLSYDHAHPRILSRAQALSGRMQLFLPLISSLADPLIALMRDLHLRPPGLDALLADAAKWFDAPLPSIKGDTAGSVDDPVADRLRARIAALQPPDSALATWDGALLSNALWRLRQVIDVWQDCRSLRALIANESGVWQPRYRHWRLGGTERFFDRGMMLFSTLTAVGAIVVACALWISSGWHDGAAAVTLVAVSCSFFAALDEPAPMVFRFFLATCASVVIAGLYLFVVLPHVHDFAMLVLMFAGPFILVGTLLPRPQFNMVTMLVAVNTATFISIQSAYEADFFVFLNSNLAGVAGLLFAFVWTRATRPFGAELAARRLLRSGWEDVARSASTQPLDDQRNHASRMLDRVTQLLPRLGASDDHRHPSIESFRDLRIALNALDLRRWRRKLDGDVPDAIDRVLAGVTEHFTHCAEANARQPAPPALLATIDDALRRVADRTLPAAAAASDAAAQRAAPVVHRRLRDTLHALVGLRLSLYPAAAGQAPQAPGGAQP
- a CDS encoding nitrogen fixation protein NifQ — protein: MSAPSNLPLACEQHRRTLLAGAADADAPDARLFATLVAARAGRGDLALLGLSQAQFAALLARHFPRLQPDAIAAPPARITLWNSVHADFVATLSALLLRDADRAVRYDDAACVAAIIAHACLRPDHLWRDLGLDGRDAVSAMLARYFPALAARNVAHLRWKKFLAREIAADLGVPPAPAPGCPGCEDYAHCFPRAQ
- a CDS encoding molybdopterin-dependent oxidoreductase; this encodes MGTAEILTAIAEPAYRDSDGVVHVSGDVIDPLSISVDELRRRANVTVEPFELRCFRTHRFIRAVDRYRGMRLTDLISRAGLRCDQPGDFKRMVFLAVGQDGYTVTFSWHELFNTAVGEQVIVACECGGRPLDAADGAPVLFSGADVFAAPRHVNRLARVIARVLAP
- a CDS encoding winged helix-turn-helix domain-containing protein: MRIRKGDTVALGPGKVALLEAVRAHGSISAAARSLGMSYRRAWLLIDELNRSLTSPATVSEQGGHSGGGCTLTPVGEEIVRLYRAIELQAQKHCAKQIAALTGFMQS
- a CDS encoding DUF2946 domain-containing protein, yielding MSAQFRRKIGSILGLLAILMATLAPTVSQSLSSERQFVAVSGAFCTVQNGSDMAGADHSPLPAKAVHWQACAYCGLLADMPVLLGGTSGFVPTDWAARPTSTPRLQTPRSVFHFGAAQPRAPPFSS
- a CDS encoding efflux RND transporter periplasmic adaptor subunit, with the translated sequence MKKTWFSAAQILLTLIVVVVAALVLWRIVNYYMFSPWTRDGHVRADVIQVAPDVSGLITSVQVVDNQPVKRGQVLFVIDQARYALAERLARATLDQRRATLAQAKREYARNLKLGNLVASEQVEESRTRVEQGEAAVEDAQVSLDTARLNLQRTTIASPVDGYLNDRAPRVGEYVPAGRAVLSVVDLNSFRVDGYFEETKLRGIHIGQAVDITVMGEPHPLRGHVQSIVAAIEDRDRTQGANLLPNVNPAFSWVRLAQRVPVRVALDEVPDDFRMIAGRTATVSMREADTRRHDNAKPSAASAAGASQ
- a CDS encoding DUF1656 domain-containing protein, whose translation is MIGEIDIFGVFVPAPLVLMLIAYLINVAIRAVLARVGFYRLVWHRSIFDLGIYVFVLAAVVIVSHHLVAT